The Thermococcus henrietii genome segment GGTCGGCCACTATCCACCGCACGGCGGGGGCGTCGCGAGGCACCTTGACAATCTCGTTCGAGAGCTGAGAAAGAGGCACGAGGTCCACGTTCTCACCTACGGCCCGGTCGAGCCGAGGGACTTCGAGAAGGACCTGGTTCATCAGGTCAGGGTTCCACCGGTTTACGGGCTGAGGGGGACGAGCTTCGCGTTTTTAGGTGCGAGGAAGATAGTTCAACTCCACCGGCGCTTCGGGTTCGATATAATCCACGCCCACTTCGTTGGAACGACCAGCTTCGCCGGAGTTCTGGCGAAAGAACGGCTTAACCTTCCGCTCGTCGTTACCGCCCACGGAAGCGATTTAGAGCACACTGCAAAGCTGACGCTTGGAAGGTTTTACGTCAGGAGAAGCCTTGAGAGAGCTGATGCTGTCATAACAGTCAGCCACTACCTCGCCAAGCTCGCCCAGAGGCGGGGGGCCGGAAACGTCAGGGTAATCCCCAACGGTGTCGAAGAGATGGAGGAAATCCCGGCGGAGAGGAGGTACATCACCTTCATCGGGGCGCTCAGGGAGTACA includes the following:
- a CDS encoding glycosyltransferase family 4 protein, yielding MRVLMVGHYPPHGGGVARHLDNLVRELRKRHEVHVLTYGPVEPRDFEKDLVHQVRVPPVYGLRGTSFAFLGARKIVQLHRRFGFDIIHAHFVGTTSFAGVLAKERLNLPLVVTAHGSDLEHTAKLTLGRFYVRRSLERADAVITVSHYLAKLAQRRGAGNVRVIPNGVEEMEEIPAERRYITFIGALREYKSPETFIELARHFPGEEFLVVGDGPLRKKLKEKAPGNVRFLGYRRDVNRILLESRLLVLPSKREGFGLVILEANSLGVPAVGRRVSAIPELIREGKNGLTFESFDGLVEAVRTLLEPKVNRKAGTIGRRVARFYSWEKVAREVEALYESLTG